The Culex quinquefasciatus strain JHB chromosome 2, VPISU_Cqui_1.0_pri_paternal, whole genome shotgun sequence genome contains the following window.
TTTGACAGGCTGCGaagggaaaataaaaaaggggGACGAAagaacaataataaaaaaggtAAGGAAATGAAATTGAGAGGGAAAAATTGTGAGGAAGTTCGATAAAAGGGTTTGAATATTTTGGTTGCTTTCGCGGAAGGTAAATATTTGTGTTTAGAAATAATTCTTAagcgttagattttttttagattgtaattaaatatttttttctaatcgataaacatgattttttagactttaattattttttattttataattttcaaatcaaccagTAAATTCAAATCTTTAATAGTATCTTACAACAAACCTTCAAATAGCACATGCTAAATAATCATGCTTGAActtcaaatttcccggaaagGGGTGAAACTTCTCAACAATCATTCAACGGCAAAAAGGGCAAaggaaaagtttagaaaaactCGTCTCTTCCTTCTGCTTTTCCCTCCCCTTCAACCTCAATCATTCAAATGaattgaagtgaaatttttccggcTCGGAAAAACTTTGCCCGCTTCGCTAATTAGCATTTCGATGCCATAACGAGtgttttttgagttttgtgatttttttatttgttgaaatttttcgtCGAGGAAAAAAGGggaaatttgtttgtttacttttgaatCGTTCCCTTCTCCTTAAAGGGGAAACCAAATTGATCAGCGTTGACGGAACACGAAATTTTCACCAACTTCAACCTTAGAAAGAAAAACACTTTCGTTTCGTGACTGCTGACCATCGCTCTCGTGTGCGAATTAGTTATCAAGCAGGTATCTATTTTCCCCCTTCAACAAGAAAAGAGGAAAAAAAGACCAAAAGGAAACCcaataaatttaaaagcaattttcctCATCTGGCTCGCGATGAGTGAAAAACCGACTGCCGACTCGACTCGGTAAAAGCTCAATTTCCGGTCCGGGGTGAGAGATGATCGGGAGAAAAAAAGGTTCCCGGTTGGGCAGTTAGTCAAGTCCACCGCTGTTCGCTTTCCAAGAGCTGAAGAACGAGGAAAGACGGCGCGCATGTAATTGGTTGGGTTAATTTACGTAGGCTTGACACGCAAAAGCCATTTATGCGATATCGAGCAAGTCGGGGAGGATGGAGGGTGGGTGGCTAGACCAAGCTCTCTTGTCTGAGGTTTTTGGCTACTTGAACAGGAACAATGATGTGAGCAAACGAGGAAATGAAGCTATTTTTGGGAGTTTTATGGACTTTTTGTGGTAGTGGAAGACAGATAAATCTTTGTCgtaattcaatgaaaaaattggtaacggtttttcaaattttggaaatGGGTTTTCATAAAACCCTTTCATGCAATCCTGACTTTATTGACTAAATTTAATCTCATTTTTCCAATCACCTCAACTCAACCGTCAACAGAATATCTTttaagcagtgttgccagaactgCTCAACCTCACCGTCCGTCACATAATTGCTTTTCTCCTGAAGCATTCATGCGTTTTTGGACGACAAGTCAATTTTGGCTGTTGCCTGTTGTGCGCCCCCCAAAACAAATCCCCTACTTTGTGTGTGAGTGCCATTTTGCAACTGTTTCGACTTTTTCACATGTGAGATTCGGAATTCGGAAAGGAGGAGCCCGATTCGGTCGGCGGCCAACGATAATGACAAATTTCAACTGCTCGAAATcaatcggaattgcaaaaaagagaaaaaggaAGAAATGTCTCGCTCGACCGAAAAAGTCCCGAGCCCGGGAAAAAAAAGGAGTACGTGACATCCGTCCAATCGAAAGATTAGTTTTTCCCCCGAAAATTCGCAGCAAAAGtctacatttttattatctCCTAGGATACATGtttcatatatatatataaatcgCTTGTTTTCTATTCGGGACTCGGGGTCGAACTTTTGGCCCCCCAAAGTCAGCATTTTTGCGATACCTGAGACCGAAATTTGCGACGCTTTTCCAATTTGACTAGTGAGATCTTCCTCACCCGCCCCCTGCATTAAATTCCCGAAACTCGAGCAAGGTCCATTAATATTAATCCTCTAGTCTTGCGTAAAAAAGCTCTTTCCCAAAGACGAAGGTCGACTCTTTTCGGTTGGCCGAAATTGATTGAATCGCTGACGACGACCTAGAGGATGTCTAAACGATGTTTGTGTCCCAATTTACCGCACACTCCCCTCCACACGAGAGGGGGGAAAAAGGACTCGAAGTGGGAATATAAATCGTCTGCAAATCGATGCTCTTATGGGAGTTTGAAAGTGTGCGCGTTGTATCTTTTTTAAGGGACGATCCCCGATCTGCCTTCGCTTCAAGCCGAAATAATCCAGTGCTGAGTATGTGTGGCCATTTCTCACGGCTTACGACAAATGGGGCAAATTTTTCACGTTCCATCGGGTTCAGGGGTTGGCTTTGCCGAAAAAAAGGGAAAAGTTTATGCTCGGAAACAGTAATGGCCGAGAGGAGTCAATGATCTTTAGCTGTAATGGAAACTAGTTTTTCCTCTTCATGAGGTCATTTGCATCGAAAAACCACTTCATCTGCATTAGAAAACAAATCCAAGAACAAATTTCAACAGCTTTTTACAACTCAAAAAACTGTTATCTCTCAAAAATCTCCTAAACAAACACCACCTAATTAGTTCTCGTTACAACGTCGTTTGCTGCTTCTCCCTTCAGCCTATCTCTTTTTGGTTGGTTTTTCTTATCTTTGGACGACTGTTTGTACGCCCTCTTCTGCAACTCCGAGAGCAACAAACTACGAGTGGAAGTGACTGAAACGAGTGCGAGAGATAACGCTGCGACCGGTAAATAATACTCGTTGTGTAGGGTGAGGTGTTAATTAAtagcagttttgaaaaaaaaactttgcaaaaagAGGGCTcaaccgggatttgaacccgggACCTCTCGCACCCGAAGCGAAAATCATACCCCTAGACCATTGAGCCAGATGATAAGTGATTGGCAGATACTCGACgaagttgttttatttttagtttttttattatgatcccgagcagacggaaataacgtgggaataacattttttgatatttgaaaatactaggccaataacattttatgttatttataacaagatttattATTCttcattatgtttttttttgattttggatttttattgtaataacagactaataacattttaggttattcttcgaacaaatttttgttattcttttttgtaactttggcAACTAATCCaatcaataacagttggagttattcttccataacaaaaaatgttattccaaatttgatttggctttcaaccaatatcagaccaataacaaattttgttatgataacataaactgttaataaacttttatgcaaaaaaggattttttcaagaagattccataacactttctgtgaTTTTAACGGtgcttgttattgaaatggcatgaattttgttattaccgtctgcccgggatttgAACAGAAGAGAAGCACAAAAAGCTAGTTGAGATTTGGATGATGACTGAGTCAACACTATACGGCAATTTTGATGCCTTACTGATTAATTAAAAATGTAAGCGGCTCAATGGTCTAGGGGTATGATTCTCGCTTTGGGTGCGAGAGGTcccgggttcaaatcccggttgAGCCCGGAACAAATTTTTAAAGACTTTTaggatttttgaaattgattgattgattgacacACAGAAAGTTATtcaatcttaaattttattattttttatatttggagTTAAACTAAGCTTTCAGATATTGCTTTGATTGAAAAGCAGACTCATTTTTATTTCCTCTGTCGGTTTAATTTTTTACGTTTCCGAAGacataaattaaaacaaaatgctGAATTATAgatttctttaatattcatACAATTCTGTAtgaatgcatttcaaaaattataagcaattcatatttaaaaaaaattgaacaaaaaaataaaaaaatatacaataacAGAACGAAAATATCGAATTGAAAAAAGAGACAACTTTAACACTTTGAAattaaacgataaaaaaaactaaataaaaaagaacACGGGCTcaaccgggatttgaacccgggACCTCTCGCACCCAAAGCGAGAATCATACCCCTAGACCATTGAGCCGCTGATgaaagaaaatatcattttcagtccGATTTTCGTTAGAAGCTGTGTTGTTAAATGTCTGTGCGCTTTgtattatgattattttttgcatcaataattttaatatagAAATaaggaagaattttttttcgcgcataaaagtgtcaaaattgtcaaaattgtcaaaattgtcaaaattgtcaaaattgtcaaaattgtcaaaattgtcaaaattgtcaaaattgtcaaaattgtcaaaattgtcaaaattgtcaaaattgtcaaaattgtcaaaattgtcaaaattgtcaaaattgtcaaaattgtcaaaattgtcaaaattgtcaaaattgtcaaaattgtcaaaattgtcaaaattgtcaaaattgtcaaaattgtcaaaattgtcaaaattgtcaaaattgtcaaaattgtcaaaattgtcaaaattgtcaaaattgtcaaaattgtcaaaattgtcaaaattgtcaaaattgtcaaaattgtcaaaattgtcaaaattgtcaaaattgtcaaaattgtcaaaattgtcaaaattgtcaaaattgtcaaaattgtcaaaattgtcaaaattgtcaaaattgtcaaaattgtcaaaattgtcaaaattgacaaaattgtcaaaattgtcaaaattgtcaaaattgtcaaaattgtcaaaattgtcaaaattgtcaaaattgacaaaattgtcaaaattgtcaaaattgtcaaaattgtcaaaattgtcaaaattgtcaaaattgtcaaaattgtcaaaattgtcaaaattgtcaaaattgtcaaaattgtcaaaattgtcaaaattgtcaaaattgtcaaaattgacaaaattgtcaaaattgtcaaaattgtcaaaattgtcaaaattgtcaaaattgtcaaaattgtcaaaattgtcaaaattgtcaaaattgtcaaaattgtcaaaattgtcaaaattgtcaaagttgtcaaaattgtcaaaattgtcaaaattgtcaaaattgtcaaagttgtcaaaattgtcaaaattgtcaaaattgtcaaaattgtcaaaattgtcaaaattgtcaaaattgtcaaaattgtcaaaattgtcaaaattgtcaaaattgtcaaaattgtcaaaattgtcaaaattgtcaaaattgtcaaaattgtcaaaattgtcaaaattgtcaaaattgtcaaaattgtcaaaattgtcaaaattgtcaaaattgtcaaaattgtcaaaattgtcaaaattgtcaaaattgtcaaaattgtcaaaattgtcaaaattgtcaaaattgtcaaaattgtcaaaattgtcaaaattgtcaaaattgtcaaaattgtcaaaattgtcaaaattgtcaaaattgtcaaaattgtcaaaattgtcaaaattgtcaaaattgtcaaaattgtcaaagttgtcaaaattgtcaaaattgtcaaaattgtcaaaattgtcaaaattgtcaaaattgtcaaaattgtcaaaattgtcaaaattgtcaaaattgtcaaaattgtcaaaattgtcaaaattgtcaaaattgtcaaaattgtcaaaattgacaaaattgtcaaaattgtcaaaattgtcaaatttgtcaaatttgtcaaaattgtcaaaattgtttcaacgtTTCGGCCTACTTTGCCGCCTTCTTCAGGGTCCCAAACTACCAAATCATTGTTTCAACTCACTTTTCCTTCGCTGCGTTCATCGCGTCCAGCTGCATCGCCTCGGTCATCCCGTCGGGCACGTCCGGAATGGTGGCCGCTCCGGCCGGCCCGCCGGGACTTCCGGCCGCCGCcgtccgctgctgctgctgctggtgcaaCAGATGCAGCTGGTGCAGACTGCTCTGGAGGTGATGGTGGTGCGGGTAATGCTCGGCCAAGATGGCCGCCGGTGGCGTCGTCCCGGCGGTGGTCCCATTGCTGGTGCTGCCGATTCCGATGGCCGGTGGGACGCCACCACCGAGGGCCGCCGCACCGCCGGAACTTCCGTTGACGACGACGTTtccggtgttgttgttgttgctgaggCCCGGCTTCTGGTACGGGTGCTTTGCCGCGTGCAGCAGCTGGTGGTGGTGGGCCGCTACGTATCCACCTAGCAGCACTTTGTTGCCGTTACTGTCCAGCAGGGTGGTGCCCGGGCCGGCTCCTCCCGGGGACGTTCCGACCGGTGGGGAACTCTTGCCGGATCCGGGCGAAATCTTGCCGGCCAACGCTTCCAACGAATTAagcattgttgattttttttatttatttatttttttatttgaaaggaaCACTTgcttttgcttaatttttactTGCGCAACGAGTAAACGGACACTTACACACAAAAATAGAAATAGGGACACAAAGGAAAGAAAAAACTAACTCGCACGAACACTCACGGATAAAAACACGCACGCACGCAAAATAGAGGCCACACTCTTAGCCACGAGCACAATGAGAGGGGGGTGGCGAGCGGGGTACAAAATGaacacctttttttttgctatgcggaaatgtagaaatatacACGGGACTGGCTCCTCTCCCCTTAAGCTTATTACGTTGCGCTTTTCCGAGGGATTTTCCTCACTCTCTTTTAGCTTTTCACACTTCTTTTTTTACGGACGCTTCGAATCTTCCTCAAACGCTAACGCACAAACACTTGTTGCCGAAACCACACGGAAACACAATCAAGAAGAAGCTGAAAAAGAGACAGAAAATAATCTTATCTTAGATAAACTTGTCTGAGCGTGTAttgcttgtacgtgcgtcacgTCACTTGACTTGTTTCACTTCTTCGTGCGCACAGGTAAGAAGCGTTAGTGTGTGTGTTCTCTTTTCCTCCCTGTTCTGTAACAATCCCTTTCCCTAATCTTTCTAATCAAAGTAGGCGACTCACGACTCACGAGGATCGACAAGGACTACTGCGCTAACGCTAACGATAACGCTGAAACTCTCGCGACGGCGGCGGCGGTTGGATGTCGACGGTACGAGGCGGTGATTAGTACTAAGTGGGCGCGACGTTATCAACCTTTTGCCAGAGTCAGGTCTCGCCAGGCCGTTGTCGGAGAGTCGCGTTATCTATATTTGCTTTGGCCATAGAGGCAAGCTGGCAGAGGCGCATCGCAGCAGGCTGACTGGCTTTTTTTATCTAGCCGAAATGGAACGGAACCAAGTTGGCCAGTCATCGTGGTCTCCGCGTAGTTGACACCCAGGAAGGAAGGACGGATGGGAAGAACCACATGGCTACTTGGATGGGACGACGACAACGGTGACGACACTGACTGGTTTTTGGATTGGGAAATGAACGAAGAAGGCACAGATAACAGAAGGTGCGTGTGTgagtttgttgttttttcctgGAGTTtctttttgtggtctctgttggtTTTTCTCGACGTTTGTGTCAAAAGTTGACGCATGTTTCGGGGTTGAACTAGTTTTAATCAGGGTGTTGAGGATTGGATCAACACAGTTCATGAATCGTAACTAAAACTTAGAAAAAGCcagatgttttgaaaatttgataattttaagaTATTCTTCAAGGCATAAAACTGAGGCAACCCCTCTAACATAATATCACAGAAATCTTATtcaacttcatattttttttttcaacaataccAAATCTCTTATCAGTAGCCAGTCACGAAGCAACCTGCACCGAAGATAACGTTTTTGCTCCAACCTTGCTGCCAAAAAGTCACACGATAACCGCGTAGACAAACACAAAGTCAGCAGcagaagcaaaaaataaaaaaacctaaaaaagtgCGTGCCGTTGACATTGTCCTCTGTCCGCACCCGAAAAAAAATGTCCTGAAACTTGATAAGAAACGCCCGCCACGTGGTCCAAATAAAAGTCATGGCACTCTTTTTAATTATGTCAAGTCGTGAGCACACGCGGTCTTCCCCGAGTCGAGCTTCATGGCCACCTCCGATGCCAGAACCGCTTGACATTTCGAGAGCACCTGAATGCAATGTGACTCTCTAAATGTCTATTTGCACGTCAATTCTGGCtggaaatttaattcaaataagtCGAGGACTTGCAGGCTGCAGAGCAACAGAAGTTCCACCTGccgattcttttttttctctctttgtgCTGCTAATTAAAAATGAACtggcgagcaaaaaaaaaagagataaaaCTCCGGGAAACCGTGAATGATGAGAGCCATATCATTCCCGGGACTGTCGCCAATCTTTTTTTTCCGTCCTCCCACCCAAAACGGCGGCACGGAGGGAAAACTCTCAAAACATCACTCCCGCTGCCGCTCTTAATTAATATTTCATAAGGCACTAATGAAAAAGCACTTCTgtagtggatttttttttgttgcgtcCCGAAAATCATCCTTCTCGATTTAGCGTGTACTCACACACAGTTTTTCTTCTTCTGAGGAGGAGCAAAACTTTTCCACTGAACTTCAGCTTCAGTCGATTGCAGTCTTCAGTGAGAAGTTGTAATTTTACTTTTGCTGTTACTACTGCTGCAGTGCTCTGACACATTTACTAATTGTTTTTCTTCACCCTTTTAAGAGAAGAGCTCCCACTGATTGTCCTAATTAAAGTGTAATTAAGATTACAAATCCTAAGCCGGGAGTAATGAACTATGTTAGAAACTATACTTTATACTACACAACTACACTTTAAAAGacaaaataacgttttttggTCTAAAACCATATTTTAATACAGAATTTAATAACATTAAAAATGGTGTTGTCTGCACTATAACTTCTAGTAATACCATAATtttaacatatattttttcaaaatttcgaacaatttctaaaatatattcaattctaaaattttaattaataagctgattaaatacttaattttaattcattctcaTTCTGAagcatatttgaaaaataaaagcaaGTTATTTAAAGCAATTGTAGAAActtgttttcaattaaaacaaattattagaaataaagaattctaagaatttggaagtaatcattaaaaaaagtaaGACATTTTCTAAAACTGTGTAAATTGTATAATTGTAAATAATTGCATAATTTGTTAAGAAATTGATAGAAATGGTTAAAACTGTTAGAAAATTTATAACAATGTAGAAACTGTATAGAATTGATagaaaaaagaaacagaaattaaatgaaattgaaaaaattgaagaaaactaaaaagaacatgaaataaaaagaaagaaattgtaaaaattaaaaagatttgcATAATTATTTTCGGCACACTAAATAGTTTAAGacaaatgatgcaaattttgcaattttgaactatcaaaaaacattttcaggTAAATCATCAACGGAAAGATgcttgca
Protein-coding sequences here:
- the LOC119766499 gene encoding uncharacterized protein LOC119766499; translation: MLNSLEALAGKISPGSGKSSPPVGTSPGGAGPGTTLLDSNGNKVLLGGYVAAHHHQLLHAAKHPYQKPGLSNNNNTGNVVVNGSSGGAAALGGGVPPAIGIGSTSNGTTAGTTPPAAILAEHYPHHHHLQSSLHQLHLLHQQQQQRTAAAGSPGGPAGAATIPDVPDGMTEAMQLDAMNAAKEK